The following proteins come from a genomic window of Corynebacterium crudilactis:
- the mshC gene encoding cysteine--1-D-myo-inosityl 2-amino-2-deoxy-alpha-D-glucopyranoside ligase — protein sequence MQSWPTPEVPALPGTPVPLELFDTADQEVRLVETPPHGSEVPVGMYVCGITPYDSTHLGHAATYLAFDLIYRILLDNDHDVHYVQNITDVDDPLFERAARDGLDWRDLGTSQINLFRSDMEALSIIPPKDYIGAIESIDEVIEMVKTLLDEGAAYIVEDAEYPDVYASVNATEKFGYESNYDSATMAEFFAERGGDPERAGKKNPMDALLWRAVRDGEPSWESPFGAGRPGWHIECSAIATNRLGHSFDIQGGGSDLIFPHHEFSAAHAEAAHGVERMAKHYVHAGMISQDGVKMSKSLGNLEFVSRLTAAGHEPGAIRLGVFANHYRGNRDWNAESLRTAENRLAEWRNAARGATNREEAIAVVEQLRKHLSADLDTPGALLALDAWAAGVDHVSGDVEFTEVGNIVVAAVDALLGVQL from the coding sequence ATGCAATCTTGGCCTACCCCTGAAGTACCTGCTCTCCCCGGCACCCCAGTGCCTTTGGAACTGTTCGACACCGCAGATCAGGAAGTACGCCTGGTTGAAACCCCACCTCACGGATCTGAAGTTCCAGTGGGCATGTATGTCTGCGGCATCACCCCGTATGACTCCACACACCTCGGACATGCAGCGACATACCTAGCTTTTGACCTGATCTACCGCATTTTGCTGGACAATGACCACGATGTGCATTACGTCCAAAACATCACCGATGTGGATGATCCACTATTTGAGCGCGCAGCCCGCGACGGCCTTGACTGGCGTGATCTAGGCACTAGTCAAATCAACCTCTTCCGCAGCGACATGGAAGCCTTAAGCATTATTCCGCCGAAAGACTACATCGGTGCGATCGAATCCATCGACGAAGTCATTGAGATGGTAAAAACGCTTCTCGACGAAGGCGCCGCATATATCGTCGAGGACGCCGAGTATCCAGATGTCTACGCATCAGTGAACGCCACTGAGAAGTTTGGCTACGAATCCAATTATGATTCCGCAACCATGGCTGAATTCTTCGCCGAACGCGGTGGCGATCCAGAGCGTGCCGGCAAGAAGAACCCAATGGATGCACTCCTGTGGCGCGCCGTCCGCGACGGCGAACCAAGCTGGGAATCCCCATTCGGCGCAGGTCGTCCAGGCTGGCACATCGAATGTTCCGCGATTGCAACCAACCGCCTAGGACACTCCTTTGATATCCAAGGTGGTGGCTCCGACCTGATTTTCCCTCACCACGAGTTCTCCGCTGCACACGCAGAAGCCGCCCACGGCGTAGAGCGCATGGCTAAGCATTACGTACATGCCGGCATGATCTCCCAAGACGGCGTAAAAATGTCCAAATCCCTGGGCAACCTCGAATTCGTCTCCCGACTCACCGCTGCAGGACATGAGCCAGGCGCTATCCGCCTTGGTGTCTTTGCGAACCATTACCGTGGTAACCGTGATTGGAATGCAGAAAGCCTCCGTACGGCAGAAAACCGCCTAGCAGAGTGGCGCAACGCAGCACGCGGAGCAACCAACCGAGAAGAAGCAATCGCAGTAGTCGAACAGCTCCGCAAGCACCTTTCCGCAGACCTTGATACTCCCGGCGCGCTCCTTGCACTTGATGCATGGGCAGCTGGTGTTGACCATGTCTCTGGGGATGTAGAGTTCACTGAAGTAGGAAACATCGTGGTCGCAGCCGTAGACGCGCTACTCGGTGTGCAGCTCTAG
- a CDS encoding undecaprenyl-diphosphate phosphatase, with protein MNEEISLLSAAADPAASENIGWVQTIVLSIVQGLTEFLPISSSGHLRIISELFWGVDAGASFTAVVQLGTEAAVLVFFAKEIWQILTGWFAGVFHKERRGFEYRMGWMIIVATIPVVILGVLGKDLIRDALRNMWITASVLVLFSLVFILAEKMGKKERDYDQLTMKDAIIMGLAQCLALIPGVSRSGGTISAGLFLGLRREVATKFSFLLAIPAVLGSGLYSLPDAFAPSSGQAASGLQLTVGTLVAFVVGYISIAWLMKFVANHSFSWFAAYRIPAGLIVMLLLWVGFLTP; from the coding sequence GTGAATGAAGAGATATCCCTCCTATCCGCAGCAGCCGATCCTGCCGCAAGTGAAAATATTGGATGGGTGCAAACCATTGTGCTCTCCATTGTTCAAGGCCTGACAGAATTCCTCCCCATCAGCTCAAGTGGCCACCTCAGAATCATTTCTGAACTGTTCTGGGGTGTTGACGCAGGTGCATCCTTTACTGCCGTGGTGCAGCTGGGTACCGAAGCCGCCGTTCTTGTGTTTTTTGCCAAAGAAATCTGGCAGATCCTCACCGGTTGGTTCGCTGGCGTATTCCACAAGGAACGTCGCGGATTTGAATACCGCATGGGCTGGATGATCATCGTGGCCACCATCCCAGTGGTCATTCTTGGAGTGTTGGGCAAAGACCTCATCAGAGATGCTCTCCGCAACATGTGGATCACCGCATCCGTGTTGGTTCTGTTCTCTCTGGTATTCATCTTGGCGGAAAAGATGGGCAAAAAAGAGCGTGATTATGATCAGCTCACCATGAAAGATGCCATCATCATGGGACTTGCCCAGTGCCTTGCGCTGATCCCAGGTGTATCCCGTTCCGGCGGCACTATTTCTGCTGGTCTGTTCCTTGGCCTTAGGCGTGAAGTAGCCACCAAGTTCTCCTTCCTGCTAGCTATTCCTGCAGTTCTAGGATCCGGCTTGTACTCGTTGCCAGATGCTTTTGCGCCAAGCTCCGGACAGGCAGCCTCTGGTCTGCAGCTCACTGTGGGCACGCTGGTGGCCTTCGTGGTCGGCTATATTTCGATCGCATGGCTGATGAAGTTCGTGGCCAACCACTCCTTCAGTTGGTTCGCCGCGTACCGCATCCCAGCTGGTTTGATCGTGATGCTCCTCCTGTGGGTTGGCTTCCTCACACCATAG
- a CDS encoding YncE family protein: MRPRSRMSRLIPATAMLASTALLASACTQAVVDSPDMGMATPAVSPAAQNPDGQVIDFGNITDMEVTEGDILGVRTETSLAIGTVKDFESGDVTELDVDKQCGDLTATGGTFLLPCADGVYLIDAQDPDLGELRATEKPATVAALTSDNELLVGNDTDEELTIYRDGQDPKTFTVAGPNTQLISVPVDDRHDAVVRIWNDDTTIQDVDYPNDKEGAALRVGLGVGQMAGGEDGLLVVSDAQGGQIAIYNADDVIRLQMTAPTDKNPWGVAWDSANDLAWITSLGENTLVGYNISEGVPEEQQRLDTVADAQNIVVLSDSTLVAASATGNGIQIIPNPAS; this comes from the coding sequence ATGCGCCCTCGATCCCGTATGTCCCGTTTGATTCCAGCCACCGCGATGCTGGCCTCAACTGCACTTCTTGCAAGTGCATGTACGCAAGCAGTCGTGGACTCTCCAGATATGGGCATGGCCACTCCTGCTGTTTCCCCTGCTGCACAGAACCCTGATGGCCAGGTAATTGACTTCGGAAATATCACCGATATGGAAGTTACCGAAGGCGATATCCTGGGTGTGCGCACCGAAACTTCCCTTGCTATTGGAACAGTCAAGGACTTCGAGTCGGGTGATGTGACGGAACTGGACGTCGATAAGCAATGCGGTGACCTGACTGCCACCGGCGGCACTTTCCTGCTGCCTTGTGCGGATGGCGTTTATCTTATTGATGCCCAGGATCCAGATTTGGGCGAGTTGCGCGCAACCGAAAAGCCAGCCACCGTCGCAGCCTTGACCAGTGATAATGAACTGCTGGTTGGCAATGACACGGATGAAGAACTCACCATCTACCGCGATGGTCAAGACCCTAAAACCTTCACCGTTGCCGGGCCTAACACCCAGTTGATTTCCGTCCCCGTAGATGATCGCCATGACGCTGTGGTGCGCATCTGGAATGATGACACCACCATCCAAGATGTCGATTACCCCAACGACAAAGAAGGCGCCGCGCTACGCGTTGGCCTCGGCGTTGGCCAAATGGCAGGCGGCGAAGATGGACTTCTCGTTGTCTCCGATGCACAAGGTGGACAAATCGCCATCTACAACGCTGACGATGTCATCCGTCTCCAGATGACTGCCCCAACCGATAAAAACCCTTGGGGCGTTGCCTGGGATTCCGCCAATGACCTTGCATGGATCACCTCGCTTGGTGAAAACACCCTGGTTGGATACAACATCTCCGAAGGCGTGCCAGAGGAACAACAACGACTCGACACCGTTGCTGACGCCCAAAACATCGTCGTCTTAAGCGATTCCACCCTGGTTGCAGCATCCGCCACCGGCAACGGCATCCAAATCATCCCAAACCCAGCTTCTTAA
- a CDS encoding class I SAM-dependent methyltransferase produces MRINEDLDFGVRDSYEARADEYIDILGDVEAMSQVDRQLIEDWAQSVRGCIVAAGSGPGHWTAHLQDLGVDIKGIDLVQAFIDSARLRFPQVKFQQGSIDALPIKKSELTGLLAWYSVIHIEPNRLISILREFARCVAPGGSLLIGFFEGPKIEAFNHAVTTAYFWPVVEMSRLLDESGFETVEVHTRVDIGSRPHAAIIAKRTA; encoded by the coding sequence TTGCGAATAAACGAAGACCTTGACTTTGGAGTTCGTGATTCATACGAGGCTCGTGCTGATGAATACATTGACATACTTGGCGATGTTGAGGCCATGTCTCAAGTAGACCGACAACTGATTGAAGATTGGGCTCAGAGCGTTAGAGGGTGCATTGTTGCTGCGGGGTCAGGTCCTGGGCATTGGACTGCTCACTTGCAGGATTTAGGAGTGGACATCAAAGGCATTGATTTGGTTCAGGCTTTTATTGACAGTGCTCGTTTACGATTCCCACAGGTAAAGTTTCAGCAGGGCTCGATTGATGCGCTTCCCATTAAGAAAAGTGAACTTACTGGCCTCTTGGCGTGGTACTCAGTAATTCATATCGAGCCTAACCGCCTTATAAGTATTTTGAGAGAGTTTGCCCGTTGCGTTGCTCCGGGTGGATCTCTATTGATCGGGTTCTTCGAAGGTCCGAAGATTGAAGCATTTAATCATGCAGTAACTACTGCATATTTTTGGCCAGTAGTAGAGATGAGCAGGCTGCTTGACGAGAGTGGATTCGAAACTGTGGAAGTGCACACCAGGGTTGATATTGGTAGTAGGCCTCATGCTGCGATCATCGCCAAGCGAACAGCTTAG
- a CDS encoding quinone-dependent dihydroorotate dehydrogenase: MSKQSPTRKLRQTVYDASLKAMFTLRPERIHGLMNKGLGVVDSVAPLNRALEKVIAVHDDSLSQEVFGVTFPRPLGLAAGFDKDASMADAWGAVGFGYAELGTVTASPQPGNPTPRLFRLPADKAILNRMGFNNLGAAEVATNLRNRKSSDVIGINIGKTKVVPAEQAVDDYRRSASLLGNLADYLVVNVSSPNTPGLRDLQAVESLRPILAAVQESTNVPVLVKIAPDLSDEDIDAVADLALELKLAGIVATNTTISRSGLATPAGDVEAMGAGGISGAPVAARSLEVLKRLHARVGEELVLISVGGISTPEQAWERITSGATLLQGYTPFIYGGPDWIRDIHLGIAKQLKAHGLRNIADAVGSDLEWKD, from the coding sequence ATGAGCAAGCAATCCCCCACCCGCAAGCTGCGCCAAACTGTCTACGATGCAAGCCTCAAGGCAATGTTCACGCTTCGCCCTGAGCGCATCCACGGTCTGATGAACAAGGGCCTGGGCGTTGTCGACAGCGTGGCACCCCTTAACCGCGCCTTGGAAAAAGTCATCGCCGTCCATGATGATTCTCTCTCCCAAGAAGTCTTCGGCGTCACCTTCCCACGCCCACTTGGACTAGCCGCTGGTTTTGATAAAGACGCTTCCATGGCAGATGCCTGGGGTGCTGTGGGCTTCGGTTACGCAGAGCTCGGTACTGTTACAGCTTCCCCGCAGCCAGGAAATCCCACCCCACGTCTGTTCCGCTTGCCTGCAGACAAAGCAATTTTGAACCGCATGGGATTCAACAACCTGGGCGCCGCCGAAGTAGCCACTAACCTGCGCAACCGGAAATCCTCCGATGTCATTGGCATAAATATTGGCAAAACCAAAGTTGTCCCCGCGGAACAAGCCGTAGACGATTACCGACGCTCCGCATCCCTCCTCGGAAATCTCGCGGACTACCTGGTGGTCAACGTGTCCTCTCCGAACACTCCAGGTTTGCGTGACCTTCAAGCAGTAGAATCTCTGCGCCCAATTCTTGCTGCCGTTCAGGAATCCACCAACGTTCCAGTTCTGGTCAAAATTGCCCCAGACCTTTCTGATGAAGATATCGATGCAGTGGCAGACCTCGCTCTCGAACTCAAGCTTGCTGGAATCGTGGCCACCAACACCACAATTTCCCGTTCGGGTCTCGCAACTCCGGCAGGTGATGTAGAAGCCATGGGTGCTGGTGGAATTTCCGGTGCTCCTGTTGCTGCGCGTTCCTTGGAAGTTCTCAAGCGACTGCATGCACGTGTCGGCGAAGAACTGGTGCTGATTTCTGTTGGTGGCATCAGCACTCCAGAACAAGCCTGGGAACGCATCACTTCCGGCGCTACTCTTCTCCAGGGCTACACCCCATTTATCTACGGTGGCCCTGATTGGATCCGCGATATCCACCTCGGTATCGCAAAGCAGCTCAAAGCTCATGGTCTTCGCAACATCGCTGACGCTGTGGGCAGCGATTTGGAGTGGAAAGACTAA
- a CDS encoding YbhB/YbcL family Raf kinase inhibitor-like protein: MNTYQDTRFPGPDPYAPLGEKPSFTLTSTDLNNGEKLAEAQLGGTDISPQLSWSDLPEGTKSLAITCLDPDAPTGAGFWHWAVFNIPATVTEIPTGAGDDDTLGGIDGVISLKGDSGKRGYYGANPPAGHAPHRYLFAVHALDVEKLDISPEATPTVLGFNLYFHTLARSIVWGWYEN, from the coding sequence ATGAACACCTACCAAGACACCCGATTCCCCGGCCCTGACCCATATGCACCGCTGGGCGAGAAGCCATCTTTTACCCTCACCTCCACAGATTTAAACAATGGTGAAAAACTTGCCGAAGCCCAGCTCGGCGGCACGGATATTTCCCCACAGCTTTCCTGGTCAGATCTTCCAGAAGGCACTAAATCTCTCGCAATCACCTGCCTTGATCCAGATGCACCAACCGGAGCGGGATTCTGGCACTGGGCAGTGTTTAACATCCCAGCAACTGTCACTGAGATCCCAACTGGCGCAGGCGATGATGACACCCTCGGTGGTATCGATGGTGTTATTTCGCTGAAAGGTGATTCCGGAAAACGCGGCTACTACGGAGCGAACCCACCAGCAGGCCACGCACCACACCGTTATCTCTTCGCAGTTCATGCGCTTGACGTGGAAAAACTAGATATCTCCCCCGAAGCCACCCCCACCGTTCTAGGCTTCAACCTGTATTTCCACACACTAGCCAGGTCGATTGTGTGGGGTTGGTACGAGAACTAG
- a CDS encoding HigA family addiction module antitoxin, with amino-acid sequence MLEKLYSPIHPGKVLMQDFVEGLNITQNMLAESTCVPLERINEIMQGECAITADLALRFGKYFSVPAQFWLNLQTQYDLELAKDQVSEQIAAIVPLKVA; translated from the coding sequence ATGCTAGAGAAGCTGTATTCACCGATTCATCCAGGCAAAGTCCTTATGCAGGATTTCGTCGAAGGACTCAATATCACGCAGAACATGCTTGCGGAATCAACCTGTGTGCCCCTGGAACGCATTAACGAGATCATGCAAGGCGAATGTGCGATTACGGCAGATTTAGCACTGCGATTCGGAAAATACTTCAGTGTGCCAGCACAGTTCTGGCTCAATCTGCAGACACAGTATGACCTCGAACTTGCTAAGGATCAAGTGTCTGAGCAGATTGCAGCCATCGTTCCGTTGAAGGTTGCGTAA
- the arsB gene encoding ACR3 family arsenite efflux transporter — protein MTASTLSTPTQISFLDKYIPIWIILAMACGLLLGRNVPGLADSLGAMEIGGISLPIAFGLLVMMYPPLAKVRYDKTKQIAADKRLMSVSICLNWIIGPALMFALAWAFLPDQPELRTGLIIVGLARCIAMVLVWSDMSCGDREATAVLVAINSVFQVIMFGALGWFYLQLLPSWLGLETTSVTFSFWSIVTSVLVFLGIPLLAGALSRIIGERTKGRDWYERKFIPAISPLALIGLLYTIVLLFSLQGEQITSQPWTVARLALPLVIYFVGMFLVSLAAAKLSSMSYAQSASVAFTAAGNNFELAIAVSIGTFGATSAQALAGTIGPLIEIPVLVGLVYVMLWLGPKLYPGDPTLPPVHSNH, from the coding sequence ATGACAGCCTCTACCCTGTCTACCCCTACCCAAATCTCTTTTTTAGATAAATACATTCCCATCTGGATCATCTTGGCGATGGCATGCGGTCTCCTTTTAGGTCGTAATGTTCCTGGACTAGCCGATTCACTGGGAGCCATGGAAATCGGCGGAATTTCCCTACCGATCGCCTTCGGTCTCCTAGTAATGATGTACCCACCACTTGCCAAAGTTCGCTACGACAAGACAAAACAGATTGCAGCCGATAAGCGTCTGATGAGCGTATCGATCTGTCTCAACTGGATCATCGGTCCAGCTTTAATGTTCGCACTTGCCTGGGCATTCCTGCCAGATCAGCCAGAACTACGTACCGGTTTAATCATCGTGGGGCTTGCACGATGCATTGCGATGGTCTTGGTCTGGTCTGATATGTCCTGTGGTGACCGAGAGGCAACGGCAGTACTTGTAGCAATAAACTCGGTATTCCAAGTAATCATGTTCGGTGCTCTTGGCTGGTTTTATCTGCAGCTGCTGCCATCATGGCTAGGGCTAGAAACCACTTCAGTCACATTTTCATTTTGGTCAATTGTGACGTCAGTACTCGTATTCTTGGGGATCCCGCTTCTTGCAGGAGCACTCTCGCGCATTATTGGCGAAAGAACAAAGGGCCGAGACTGGTATGAACGGAAATTTATCCCAGCCATTTCTCCCCTTGCATTAATTGGGCTTCTCTACACCATTGTTTTGCTGTTCTCACTGCAAGGAGAGCAAATTACTTCCCAGCCATGGACTGTAGCTCGTCTGGCATTGCCACTGGTTATCTACTTCGTTGGAATGTTTTTAGTGTCGTTAGCAGCGGCCAAACTATCCAGCATGAGCTATGCACAGTCTGCTTCAGTTGCCTTTACCGCTGCAGGTAATAATTTTGAGCTTGCCATTGCCGTTTCCATTGGTACTTTTGGCGCAACGTCCGCTCAAGCCCTAGCTGGAACCATTGGCCCATTGATTGAAATTCCAGTTCTTGTGGGATTGGTCTACGTCATGCTGTGGCTAGGGCCAAAGCTCTACCCTGGCGACCCAACACTGCCACCAGTCCACTCAAACCATTAA
- a CDS encoding low molecular weight phosphatase family protein translates to MNKQHSVLFICVGNGGKSQMAAALAQKHAGETLEIHSAGTRHGTKLNQQSIEAISEVDADMSQGTPKGIDQDLIKRVDRVVILGADAKLELPADAKGVLERWITDEPSERGIEGMERMRLIRDDIDARVHNLIVDLTQAS, encoded by the coding sequence ATGAACAAGCAACATTCAGTTCTCTTCATATGCGTTGGCAATGGAGGAAAATCTCAAATGGCTGCAGCATTAGCTCAAAAACATGCCGGCGAGACTTTAGAGATCCATTCTGCGGGCACTCGACATGGAACAAAACTAAACCAGCAATCTATCGAAGCTATTTCAGAAGTAGATGCTGATATGTCACAGGGGACACCTAAAGGCATCGATCAAGACTTAATTAAACGCGTGGATCGCGTAGTTATCTTAGGCGCCGATGCTAAATTAGAGTTGCCTGCCGATGCGAAAGGTGTGCTAGAGCGGTGGATTACTGACGAGCCTTCCGAACGCGGTATCGAAGGCATGGAACGCATGCGACTAATCCGAGATGATATCGACGCCCGAGTGCACAATCTTATCGTTGATCTAACTCAAGCATCCTAA
- a CDS encoding aldo/keto reductase — protein sequence MVGSSGLRVSRLGLGTSTWGSGTELDEAGDIFAAFINAGGTLIDVSPNYTTGVAEEMLGTLLDSRASRAQVVISSSAGVNPALPLGRRVDCSRRNLIAQLDVTLKALNTDYLDLWSVGYWDEGTPPHEVADTLDYAVRTGRVRYAGVRGYSGWQLAVTHAASNHAAASARPVVVAQNEYSLLERRAEQELLPATQHLGVGFFAGAPLGQGVLTAKYRSEIPHDSRAASSGRDAEVQSYLDNRGRIIVDALDTAATGLGISPAVTATTWVRDRPGVTAVIVGARTTEQLSHLLHAEDVTLPTPITQALDDVSL from the coding sequence ATGGTCGGTTCAAGTGGTTTGCGGGTCTCCAGGCTCGGTTTGGGCACCTCGACATGGGGCTCGGGCACCGAGCTGGATGAGGCAGGCGACATCTTTGCTGCCTTCATCAATGCAGGCGGCACGCTTATCGACGTCTCCCCCAACTACACCACCGGTGTAGCGGAAGAAATGCTCGGCACGTTGCTTGATTCACGAGCCTCCCGTGCACAAGTGGTTATCTCTTCTAGCGCTGGTGTGAATCCGGCCCTTCCTTTGGGCAGGCGTGTGGATTGTTCCCGCCGCAACCTCATTGCGCAATTAGACGTCACGCTGAAAGCACTGAATACTGATTATTTGGATTTATGGTCGGTGGGTTATTGGGATGAGGGCACTCCCCCACATGAAGTTGCCGATACCTTGGATTATGCAGTGCGCACCGGCCGAGTTCGTTATGCCGGCGTACGCGGCTATTCCGGATGGCAACTAGCAGTTACTCACGCGGCGTCGAATCATGCAGCTGCTTCGGCTCGCCCCGTTGTGGTGGCACAAAATGAGTACAGCCTTCTAGAACGCCGTGCGGAACAAGAACTTCTTCCTGCTACCCAACATTTGGGTGTGGGGTTTTTCGCAGGCGCCCCTTTGGGCCAAGGTGTGTTGACCGCCAAGTATCGCTCTGAGATTCCCCATGATTCTCGCGCGGCTTCCTCTGGTCGCGATGCAGAAGTCCAAAGCTATTTGGATAATCGTGGTCGCATCATCGTTGACGCCCTTGATACTGCAGCTACAGGCTTAGGTATTAGCCCGGCAGTCACCGCAACTACCTGGGTGCGCGATCGTCCGGGAGTAACCGCTGTAATTGTTGGCGCACGCACTACAGAGCAACTGTCTCACCTTTTACATGCAGAGGACGTGACCTTGCCTACACCAATTACCCAAGCCCTTGATGATGTCTCCCTGTGA
- a CDS encoding ABC transporter ATP-binding protein — translation MNRVADALAPASLAESWRELKTLPSKPRLGWYVGFFGISLVTVAAMVGTSNLLGYSVDLINGASLPLIGAGTTAMWWLLGLVACGILLETAGRALLQLVINTLARRLSVDLRKAALSSALRAPVPDVMELGTGNVISRITQDIDNTVRIVAMVGVRLVITMLILPGSLIALLSIHWLFIFLFIAVVLVLIPSGKKTVRAIPAATNIVSSTEARRNNLLLDTIRGIETLRVLKLGAWGVQRMRQASWTAVQATADRAPIFTRLLALGSIAYGLLLIGVFSLSAYWVTQDVLSIGAASAAVFVVVRMEVHVFNVLFFASEIQSASTSLGRAVSLAQLAQREDLIEPADCADAPAVTVRDVTFTYPGGVAILEDFTLVLEAGTTTALVGTSGAGKSTLAGIIAGLQRPNSGSVLIGDIDTDTVSDTWTTRQVALISQEVHLFSGSLGDDLRMADAQATDAQLFSALNAVGLGQNTTAFRRFFPSGLDTPIGAGAEELTPEIQQQISLARIVLRNPPVLIMDEATSEAGSDNARMLEKAATEIAKNRTTLVVAHRLDQAVVADRIIVMEHGDIIEDGTHQELLSLGRKYAQLYQRWSAQ, via the coding sequence ATGAATCGAGTGGCGGACGCATTAGCTCCGGCGTCGTTGGCGGAGTCATGGCGTGAGCTGAAAACACTGCCGTCGAAGCCGCGCTTGGGGTGGTATGTGGGATTTTTCGGCATCAGTCTTGTCACGGTGGCTGCGATGGTGGGCACCTCAAATCTCTTGGGTTATTCCGTAGATCTGATTAATGGAGCATCATTACCATTGATTGGTGCTGGAACAACGGCGATGTGGTGGCTGCTTGGACTAGTGGCGTGCGGAATTTTGCTGGAAACAGCCGGCCGTGCGCTGCTGCAACTGGTGATCAATACGCTGGCCAGGCGGCTTTCTGTCGATCTGCGCAAAGCTGCACTTTCTTCGGCGCTGCGTGCCCCTGTGCCTGATGTGATGGAATTAGGCACGGGCAATGTGATCAGCCGAATTACTCAAGATATTGATAACACTGTGCGCATTGTCGCCATGGTTGGTGTCCGGTTAGTGATCACGATGCTGATTCTGCCTGGCTCTTTGATTGCACTGCTCAGTATCCATTGGTTGTTTATTTTCCTATTTATCGCAGTTGTCTTGGTGCTGATTCCCAGCGGTAAAAAGACTGTGCGTGCGATTCCTGCAGCAACAAATATCGTTTCCAGCACTGAAGCCCGCCGAAATAATCTGCTGCTGGATACTATTCGCGGCATTGAGACCTTGCGCGTATTAAAGCTGGGCGCGTGGGGAGTGCAAAGGATGCGCCAGGCCTCGTGGACCGCGGTGCAAGCAACAGCGGATAGAGCGCCGATTTTTACGCGTCTGTTGGCGCTCGGATCCATTGCTTATGGCTTGTTGCTCATTGGCGTGTTTTCTCTCAGCGCGTATTGGGTGACCCAGGATGTCTTGAGCATTGGTGCTGCCAGCGCTGCCGTTTTTGTGGTGGTGCGCATGGAAGTGCACGTTTTTAATGTGTTGTTTTTCGCCTCTGAAATCCAAAGTGCTTCTACATCTTTGGGGCGCGCTGTTTCACTCGCGCAGCTGGCACAACGAGAAGATCTTATTGAACCTGCAGATTGCGCCGATGCGCCAGCCGTGACTGTCCGCGATGTGACCTTTACATATCCCGGTGGAGTGGCAATTTTGGAAGATTTCACTTTAGTTTTGGAGGCTGGCACAACCACTGCGTTAGTCGGTACTTCAGGTGCTGGAAAATCCACTTTGGCAGGCATTATCGCAGGCCTGCAGCGCCCCAATTCTGGGTCTGTGCTGATCGGTGATATTGATACCGACACGGTGTCGGATACCTGGACCACTCGCCAGGTCGCCTTGATTAGTCAGGAAGTGCACCTGTTTTCCGGAAGTTTGGGCGATGATCTCCGCATGGCTGATGCGCAGGCCACCGATGCGCAGCTTTTCAGCGCGCTAAACGCGGTTGGGCTCGGCCAAAACACCACTGCTTTTCGACGTTTCTTCCCATCCGGCTTAGACACCCCCATTGGTGCTGGCGCAGAAGAACTCACTCCAGAAATCCAACAGCAAATCTCCCTTGCACGCATCGTGCTCCGTAACCCACCGGTATTGATCATGGATGAAGCAACCAGTGAAGCTGGCAGCGATAACGCTCGCATGTTGGAAAAAGCTGCTACAGAAATCGCTAAAAACCGCACCACTCTGGTGGTAGCGCACCGTCTCGACCAAGCAGTTGTTGCCGATCGCATCATCGTGATGGAACACGGTGACATCATCGAAGACGGCACTCACCAGGAATTACTTTCCCTTGGACGTAAATATGCGCAGCTCTACCAACGTTGGAGCGCACAATAG